The genomic region GTGTTCACATACTAAGTTTATTTTAGTACAAAACACAACCTGTTACACAACCTCCTGCTTGATTTTGACTGGATACAGACGATTCACAGGAGTCGTCGTCCTCGTGTTAGTTTCTTGGATGTCACTGTTCTCCTCCAGACCCTGATTTCACCTCCATGAAGCACAAACCAGGAAGGTCACCATGAACGCTGGAAAGAGCAGAGGCATGTGAGAAATGTTGGCCTTGTGTTGGCCGACTAATTGAGccaatatttgccattttttaatAACCGGCATTGGGCCAGGGGCCACgaggttggtgtagtggttagcactcttgcttttctgcatggagtttgcatgttctccccatgtgtgcgtgggttttctccagtttcctcccagtccaaaaacacgcatATAGGGATTAACCAAAATGGACATTTCAGGGGTCGAACTCATTTTAGCTCAGGGCCCACAAAAAGCGCAATTTGATCACAGGTGAACCAGAGCagttaaaataatagcataataacctacaAGAACTCCCATTTTCCAACATCCTGAAATGTTATTAACACATTACAACTtgcagatcacagtggatccacaaaggcacaaaacatttagtcacagtgGTCTGGAACTGAAAACTATAGTATATCACATCATGTTTAGATTCTAATCATAATATGAAATTTCCACAAATTCCTCCTTGGACCATCTGGAGGCCCAAatctgtatgtttgacacccctgctctatatTGATCATGAATGGTTGTTAGTCtccatgtgatggactgacgaacCTGTCCAGGGCGTCCCCCACCTttctgccctatgtcagctgggattggcaccagtgaccctcatatggagaATAAAGCGGCTGATTCTTATTTATTAATCAGGCAATTATTAGAAAtaacgatttttttttttttttgttcccagaAACTTGAAAATCACTAAATGGGCCAAAATAACTGACCACAGAAAAACGCGTAACAGTCGACCTCTAGTCACCAGTTCTCACCCGTTGTGTCCAGGCAGCACAACCACAGACAAGGTGCAGGGTGGAAGAGATTTGAAGATCTTCCCCAGGTAGCGGTCCAACTTCCTCATCATGAGCTCCATTTCCTGGTCCTGCAGAGAAcagacactgcagtgtgtgtttcttctggGATTTATTTCAGCAGTGACAGTTAACATGCTGACAGGCCAGTACAGCACAAACCgaccacaacaaacacaccaaaccaagaCTGACTCATTTTCTTCAGAAGTGAATTGACTTTCTTACCTGATGACTGttgtgcatgtgggttttttctGTGTCCTCCCCCTCAGCATCCACTGTGGTCGCCAGGGAAACCCAGGAATGTAGGTGAGAGGGAGTCAGGGATGGACAGATGACGTAGTTTTCCATGGATAGATCCTCAGAGATCAGAGCTGCATGTTTACTGTGTGAACTCTCAAACTCTGTCAAGCggatgcaaatgaagaagaggacttaatcttttttttttttgcgagaGCGCTCACAAATAGAACAAGAGATAGTGAATACTGAAGTTTTCGTGCTTACTTATGGAGGCGTGTCTTGCATATTTTCCAGGTTTGGCAGGCAGGTCGACTCTCTGTACAGCTCCAAAGTTGCCGAAGGTCTCTCTGACTGTTTCCTCAGTCAGTTtagatgttttattgtgtgcttTAGTCGGACACAGACCATTGGCAGTTGTAATGGTAGATGCACCCGGAAATTGTGCACCTACTGTGTGTCCGTTGACCTTTGCAGAAATGTTCATGCTCTCAGCCGTTCTGAGCTTTGTTTTAATGACATACAGGGAACTGGTGTTGAGAGCGTCACCCATTAAAGCATCAAGAGTTTCATCCAGGTCCAGCATGGACTCATTAACAGGCCTCTGGACCTTGAAAGGTacacaaaagcaaaaactgTTGGGACATAGAGTGGCTACTGAGCATTTGTGAACAACTATCCACCTTATTCCTGGAGACGCTACTGCGAAAATGACTTTAGGAAAGTACACTGTAGCAGTTGTGTGGCTACAGGATCGCACTTACTCTTACTGTTTTTGAAACCCATGCTTGGGtttttagtgcctgctgctACAAGGCATACTAGTAATAAATAAGATTGTCCCACATCCTTTAACAAAACACGAGCAACCTTATCGCTGTGAATATACTAATACACCTTAGAGCTTTTCAGATTGTTCATCGCTttccatggccaagaggaaagaatTGGGCTTGCAACTGGAAGGTCACTGGCTCAATCCCACGATGGGCCAAGGCCTGGGGCACCCTTGTGCAAGGCACCCAACCCCCTCCCAGGTGCTCCTGTGAACTACTGGTGAGTAATAAGGATGGGTGAAAAAttgttgtgtgtaaaaatgactaACTCTTCGTAAATTAATAAAGTGGCAAGGTAAGGCCACTTCTGCAGGTCGTCCATCCCATAATAGACATTAAATCTGAAAGTGTTTAAGTAACAACAAGAGTCATTTAAATTGATTATTCGTTGGGAAATATGGACACCTTTGTGTCACAATCACAGAAAAGTGTTAAAATGACACGTAAAGAGTCAATTTAACGGTTTATATTCAactttttgaaatgtgttaaattgaCACAAATCCCAAGTGTATCTTGTTCTGATCAGGTCATTTGTGTTAAACTGACAGTTTTGGTGTTACTCTAACAATGCCAGAAAATGTACTGTGTTGAGGAAGGACGATTACATCATCAAAAGTAGTGTCCAGTTGCCGTGGAAAACACCAGTTCCAGCTGAGTGACTGTTGGCCCTGGATGAAGTGTCCATAATTCACACCATGGTATCATGGGTGACAGGAACAAGGTGGATAATGTGGAGTAATTAATAATGTTAAGAAAGACTTACCTTGATGGATTGTCCTTGCAAACTTAATCCATTCAGCACCTTTAAAGCCAGCACAGCTCCCTCCAGCAGCTCAAACTCCACCTCTGCATGAACCTGGAGAccaaacagaaagacaaaaagagatcGATAACAAAGCTCTAGTGCAATTGGAACTGAAGCAgtggaaaatattattttaaaccatttttatGATCTAATACCATGGTCATAGGGGGTAAttaggcagtaaaaaaaaatgtgttttaaaaaaaaaaaaaaaaaacagaaaatcacacTAATACAGAGATGCAGGTGAGACCTACTCTGACAGCTGTGTTCAGCATTTTGATTTTCCGAACGGGtccacagcaacaaaaaaaacgctTCACTTCCCTCTCGGAGAAACCTGCAGGGAACGGCCCAGCGAATACTACGCACATGTCCCGAAGGTTTGCACACACCTGcgggacaaacacaaacacaaacaaactgaagtAAAGTTTTTACACAGCATTTCCTGCAGGATTTGACTCAAACTGCCAGGGAGGGATGATTATTGACGTGGTTTGCTCTCCAACAGTGTTCTCTGCTGAGGTCAGTCTGTCTGCTGAAGACAGTGAAATATACTCAATAATAGTCACACATAGTCTTTTATGCTGCggttaacaataacaaaagtcaCTGCCACAGTTTTCTCCAATGGCAGAAGTTCATTTCATATTAATGTTTCGCGTTAGATTTAATGTGTTTCCTTATGGCGTGTTTccttatggcgtgtttccacggTTAAGGTGCGTTTCCACGAGCGTAGttcctggtaccaggtactttttttagtacctgcccGTAAATaactttacatatttatattcaaatttattagaccaccattAGGGCTGCCCTATTAtggtaaaaataatgaaaaatatggGTCAAAATTTAAATCAGGCTTACTTGTTTACTTGaacttgaaacaaatggaatgtattgcatgttaaaaaaatgtggctTCAAGcatgaaatttcaaattaacCTTTTACAGCATTAAAAgtgtcagaataaaagcccccaaTTTGTAGTAatcgttttgtttttattatattgtttttataattgttTGGGGCCATAATTGTAATTGAAAGACAATTTTCGATTAATTGCACAGCCCTAACCACCACCTTAAATGAACAGCATTGTTAATCATCAAAATCCTTTTTTATgcttctgtaatggttaataaaccagtatgtagaagctatttaatataataatatatagaaAATGAACTATATTTTtaatggtaaaataataatccatgaattttgtaatgttttacaaaaaaaaacctgaaaaaatagtaaaagcacattattatttattgaataagatgtcaaattatagttatttagtTGCATTCCTAAAAAGAACaattagtggttgaatgttatgcttgaagTAAGttaagtttttgaaagattacTAGTATGTTTTTAGTATGTTGTGTCTTAATTCTTATGACCAAGttattactttggaaataacatggtattacTGTAATACTAACTCCTCATTACTTTTACCATTGTTATCACCAAGCTAGACAAACCTCCCTGTGACTGTGCTGTAATTGAAAGTGTTACCTCAAGTATTTTTAAGCAGACTATTAATGACAAACGTCCTGTAAAGTTTAAGCAGGATCTTTTAAAAGTAGTTGTGTGTATAAAGTGACTCACTCTCTGGTATCGCTGCTCCTGCTTGACGTGGTCTGAGAAGGAAGAGAACTGAAGCACTGAGAGAAATGAACTCTGGCTCTGTTTCCTGTAGGAAGCCAACACCTGAGGGAGAGGAGATGACGGTGCAGAGGTGAGAGGACGAGGAGTTCAGGTGCACAGAACATGTACAGTTGCATCTTTAGTACATATATGTATTCGCAAATGTCAACAACAGCGAAATCTAAAGTATTTCttaaagcaaaaagaaaactgctaCAGTTCAGCCCTAGTGTGTAATTACCTCCTCTGACTGTCTccccacaggaaaatgtctCACTAACCAAATctgagtgattaaaaaaaagctccacTCGGAGACACTTGGGGAATGTTCGAAGAATCTCAAACTGTGGTTCCTCCAATGGTATGCAAGTTTCCTCTGCTGGTACTCGGAGGAAAATTGGAAATACTGTTCTAGTGTataaaccagggtatgtgatcgcaGTGGAGAtaaggaattttgaccagagtgtgtagaaaattacGCAAATAACtcaataatatgaataaatgaaataataataattagagtcaccttatctctggCTCCATCTAAACCTAATTTCactgtaccagtgtgtgaagtatatgtgaggacgaaaagtctgtagctgactttgctagTCGAATACTCTCTCatgtggtacttggtataataCCACTGGTCTAACATGTATATAGAGGAGAAACTCttatctgattaaaaaaaataaaaataaaagggaaCTACACATTTTGCTTATTCTTAACTCAGCAACAGTGTGTGATTGGCTGAAGTCAAGACCACCCACAACTTCTAACCTCTTTATCAGAGCTGTGCCACTGCTGATTGGACAGATCCAAGGCTACAACCGATCGCTTCCCTATAAATGCAACTGTCCGGCCAAGTGTCTGTAATATGTCTGCAAACCTGCAAAAGGAAAgatggatagacagacagacagacagacagagaacacCTCAAATATAACTGCACCAGTATGAACTGTGAATGAAAACTAGAAGCTTCACTTAGTATCAAAGCTTGTAGACTTTAATTCTTTAAAAGAGACAATGATATGGACTTTCAGGAAGAGGTAAAACCTCATTCACTCTGTGGTTGtagtttaaatgacattattaatATATGAGAAAGTAATGTGTAGATTATTATGCTCAAACAAAGTCACCGTGGTGTTGATCTGAATTTGcccaaatgtgtgttttgtttcaatgTTCTGACACAGGTGTTGTACCTGAGACTCAGCGAGGGTGCAGATGAGTCTgtgatctcctcctccttttcctcctccaatGTGTATCCCCACAGCTCCTCCAGATGACGCTCTAAAACCTGACAGTGAGCATATGGAGAAAAACTTAAATCagctctatctctgtctgtgtgtgtgtgtgtgtgtgtgtgtgtgtgtgtatggggggtTACCTGAGGTCCTGTTTTAATAAAGTACTGGGCCAGCtccagtgctgctgcagcatccTCAATAGAATCGTGACCCATCTTCTTTTTAGTTTGTATTTGCCTCCTTGGACACAAGTGAATTATTGGCCTTGGTGGACGAGAGAAGACACAAATGCAGGTAGAGAGGGACAAAGTGAAAACTTACTTCAGAACTGTCTCCGCCAAAACCTTGAGCTTAAACCTCTGTCCAAACTCTTTCCTGTACAGCAGTGATGTGTCGATGACATGAGGGTGGATGAGCTGCAGTGaggacaacaaaacaacacaggtCAAaacttatttttcttaaaaactaGAATCATTGCTCAACATTTGTTTGCCTGCACCAATTAACAGTTTCAGTCTACACACATTCTTTCCAAACTCTTGTAACATGCTGAAGTGAACcttaggtgaaattattttcatttgatagaaactgaagataaaataattatacttgaTTTGAAAAGCTATTGTCCCCATCTGTCTTGTATAATAATGCCttcacagataaaataaaaactacacatgacaaaatgattataatatatatatatatatgtatatatatatatatattataagtaTAGACTCAAAGTGAACAGTGCGTATACACTTTACACAAATTGCATACGCACCATACTCAAATAAATACTTAAGTAATGATGATAAAAACACCATGAGTGTATTGCACAATCTCTACAGCCTCAAGCTGAATTTGGCACAAATGAGTGTTTAAAAGGGTTGAATTTACCACAGGGGACTCTTGTAACtgaataattgtttttcattaccccagaacaagccttttatatttatatcaggggCCGGGTCGGCTCCAATGAGGCCGCTTTTTTGGACCACCAAATTTTtaaatagcccacaatggaAAAACTGAACATCACTTATGTTTTGGTGCTAAGTGAAGGCTACATTGGTTcaccaacacacttggaagtgAAGGGTAAGGTCAGGTGATGCAACtgcaccaataaatgttgctaaattttacacagtGAAACTTTAAAAGGAGCGAAAAATCATGTTTTGTGAGACGGCTGTGACCTTTGGCCACCTAAATCCATGTTGATCTGTGAGTACAAATCAACATTTGTGCCAATTATGAAAGGATTCCTCAGGTTCACAAGAATGAGACGGATGAAAAATGAACAGACAGTCACTCACTTTGAGTGCAACAAGGTCGCCATTAAGTGAATGCCCGACTAGAACAGCATCCCATGGCAACAGCGCCTTTATCTTTGCCTGCATGTCCCGCAGGGTCGTCGTGACGGGTCGCAACATTGCCGCGGTAATGCCAGAGAACCTATCAGAAGGCACACGGCAATGAAGGCAACAGAACGatactctttttttaatcactgggATACaactctgtgtgcgtgtgtacctGGTGAGGTAGTCGAGGATGCGGTTCTCTGGTTTCACCAGCTCGTCCAGCACACAGTTCCCATCACTATCCACCAGAGAAACACGGGTTAGCTCGTTGCCCTTTTCTGtcagacactgaaacacacacacacaacacaacattaaacCAATGATGACGTGAAGGAGGCACAGCAACAGTGACTATATCACAGAACAAGATGGCCGATGAAAATTATgaggaaaatatttaaaacaaggaGATTGATACAGAACACATCTATTTGTGGATTATTGGTGGGTAAAAGCTGTAACCATGAATATACAAATAGATGAATAATTGTATTGTTAGACAAATGTCTACTATTTTTCCtcatattttgtttcattttgtttttcacagttaGCGCTCTTCGCAGTGTCACAGACAGCACATGAAATACATCAACAGCTACAGGaggtgtgtgaaaatgtgagtCAAACAAAGTCCTTATAAATAATGCAGCTCATTCTAGGAGGTGAAAATATCTAACAACACAGACTATCACTGACACAAATATGCTTCAAGTAGGATTTTGTTAACTGAAAAAATCCCTTTTCATACTGCTTTACTGCATacatttttcctttaaatgcaTTTACACAAGTCTGACTGACTCAGGATGAGATGAGTAAGGATGTGATTCTGTATTGCAGCTGTAACGAGGATAGTCAAATAAAAGcaagaaaatgtgcaatataagaaaagcaggaaaaagGCTCATGCCaccacaaaaacataaaagggTTTACTGTATGAGCATTTAAAATATCCAAAGTATATAAACAGTacagtaaaatgtgtgtatgtagaagaagaagcaacaTAGGTACAGATTCCTACCAAGATAGGTTTGAGCATTTAAGACATATTCACCATTTCACAGTCAAGGCCATACAGAGGACTGCTGTCAGTCACGCAGTTCACGCTGTCTGTACACACAAAATCTTCAAAACCTGGCATTCCTGTATGAACCAAACCACAGGTGAGGAGAAGAGATAGAGACATCAACAGAGTGTGAGACCGTGTCCACACTAACCTATCTAAACCTGAAAATGCTGAAGTGTCACCTGCTCCCCTGACCCTGAGCTTTTCAAATATGCTACCCAGAGTGgatgaaactaaaaaaaactgagaTACAGTCGGGAGCAGAGTGGCACTAAAACCTGGTAAGGctaaacattttcctttttcagaTTCAGTCAGTTAATGGTCTTCTTACTGAACAGATGTTCACCTTTAACAGGGTAGTGACGCTGGATCATCTCCTGCAGGGAGAGTAAATACGCTGTCAGTCCTCTGGTCTGTGTTCCAAACTTGGTGATGACCGGGTGATACCTCAGTGCTGCACCAGAACACAAATTAACTTACACATTAGAAAAAGGCatcaaaatgtattcattagAGAACACATGTGATTCTCACCTTTGTGCATTTTAACGCTTTCCTTTTTTTGATAAATCGATGGACCATCTGAATTGGAAACTTCTCTGCTAAAGATTTCAGATGCGATGTTTTGAGATGATGGAGTGAAGGTGACTCTCTGTGACAGACCAACAATGGCAGACATTAGCATCCAAAATGTTCATTCAACCATTAACATGTCCCTACATTCCCTTTGGATACGTACAGAGGTGTAGTTGATCCTGAGGTGTTGCAGGGTGAGGTAGTGCTTGTAAAAGTGAGTCTGGGTCAGACCGTTAACGATGACAACGTTCACACCTTTAACCTTCCTCTGATGGTGGAGACGACACCAACTGGCAGAAAGATGAGTTGTGAagtgcaaagacacaaaataataagTAAGTGACAGTAATTGACTTGATGAGAGTCGAAGAAATGCATCAAATCTGGCTCCACAAGTCAGTACCTCGGCTGTGTGATGCCACCTGTCTTCCCCAGAGCGGCATAATGCAGCAGCTCTGTCAGCTCATTCAGTGTCACTGGTTGTTGGAGTCGATTGAGCAGCAAAGAGATCCTCGGTGAATGGGTTGGATGCACACACCCATCCATTCCCTCACCATCTTCCCCTATTTTTAATCTCTTGTTCTTTTCAGGTGCTGCagaggttttctttcttttccctctgcCACCTGTAGCTGCTGATGGAGGATCCATCGTTCAACTGTTGTTTCCACTGGGAAAGAAAACAGATCTCTGAAATGTGAGCTGACCATCAGTAATGAATTGTACAGTTAAACACCTACATCCAAGAAGCAAGACCTGTGCATCAAACATTATGATCTCAGTATCTGTCAAATATCATATAGCTCTAAAACAGCTCTGAAACAGATGATTGTTTTTTACTATtgatacattttaattcattcaaatttcCTAGCTTGTATTTgctttcatttaacatttttccttGAATATTAACtgacatttacaaaatgcaacTGATGTATTACTACAAAGTGATATACTCTGTGTTAAACACCAATTGTGGTGTTTaaccttttatattttatataagcAGCTGGGGGAACTCTTCAGCTTTGACACAACTCAACTATACACCAGGTGTTTCTGACcattttaacaaacacattaaataccTTACAACATGGCAGTGTCAAATATTGATCTATAAATCAAAATGGTAATCATGGGTTTATGTTGTTTTGGGGGTAAATGGGTAATCCCATTTTGAAAAGCGCACATTACAGTCCCGTGTAATAATGATGTAATTAAGATTCGCTGGTTTATTTACGCAGCAACTACGAGATAAATACTATTTTCTGCTACACAACTTTATGCCagtacaatatttacattttgctCCACGATAAAGGTGGGATATAAAGTTTGTAAGAAAGgacaacagtaaaaatgtgtaaataccAATAGTTATTGGTCCGTGTAGCTCCAAATTCAGTTTTCCACGAATGGTACAGGTTAAAAACACATGGCTAAAgcgcagcaacagcagcagcagcatgtgatAGTGGGGTGTAAAGATCAAATATACAAATGCTATGTCCGAGTaatgactttcaaaataaattccCATGTTGGCTACTATGGGGTGTTTCGTTGAGAAAACGTCTATTTATAGCTAACTAAAGAAAATGTAGCTATATAAATATCCAAATGAGTCaaattttatttgaatacatcATATTGTCTACGCTGTAGTTTTGTGCGTGCTTTTAATTTGTCAGGACACAATAACACCGGATATAAACTTTGTGGCGTTTGTGTGATCGAGTGTTCGATGATGCATTCCAGGCACAGTCAATCGAGCACCGATTGATTGATG from Solea senegalensis isolate Sse05_10M linkage group LG6, IFAPA_SoseM_1, whole genome shotgun sequence harbors:
- the LOC122771465 gene encoding RNA exonuclease 5-like, whose product is MDPPSAATGGRGKRKKTSAAPEKNKRLKIGEDGEGMDGCVHPTHSPRISLLLNRLQQPVTLNELTELLHYAALGKTGGITQPSWCRLHHQRKVKGVNVVIVNGLTQTHFYKHYLTLQHLRINYTSRVTFTPSSQNIASEIFSREVSNSDGPSIYQKKESVKMHKALRYHPVITKFGTQTRGLTAYLLSLQEMIQRHYPVKGMPGFEDFVCTDSVNCVTDSSPLYGLDCEMCLTEKGNELTRVSLVDSDGNCVLDELVKPENRILDYLTRFSGITAAMLRPVTTTLRDMQAKIKALLPWDAVLVGHSLNGDLVALKLIHPHVIDTSLLYRKEFGQRFKLKVLAETVLKRQIQTKKKMGHDSIEDAAAALELAQYFIKTGPRQVLERHLEELWGYTLEEEKEEEITDSSAPSLSLRFADILQTLGRTVAFIGKRSVVALDLSNQQWHSSDKEVLASYRKQSQSSFLSVLQFSSFSDHVKQEQRYQRVCANLRDMCVVFAGPFPAGFSEREVKRFFCCCGPVRKIKMLNTAVRVHAEVEFELLEGAVLALKVLNGLSLQGQSIKVQRPVNESMLDLDETLDALMGDALNTSSLYVIKTKLRTAESMNISAKVNGHTVGAQFPGASTITTANGLCPTKAHNKTSKLTEETVRETFGNFGAVQRVDLPAKPGKYARHASIKFESSHSKHAALISEDLSMENYVICPSLTPSHLHSWVSLATTVDAEGEDTEKTHMHNSHQDQEMELMMRKLDRYLGKIFKSLPPCTLSVVVLPGHNGVHGDLPGLCFMEVKSGSGGEQ